The following DNA comes from Gordonia zhaorongruii.
GCCGAGCAGCTGAAGGGCAAGGCGTCGATCATCAAGGCGTTGATGGACAACATGAAGTTGCTCTTCGACACACTCGAGACGAACCTCGAGCTCCTCAAGGGCGCGTTCGGCGAGGGTGCACGCGTGTTTCCGCCGATCGTCGAGTCGATGAAGCACGTGTTCGACCTGTCGCTCGGCGGGCACGACCGGGTGCAGGCGCGGTTGATGGAACTGGTGCCCGATACCGGGAAACTCGCTGATGCGCTGAAGCTGATTCCGACGACCATGCACGAGATCGACAGGCAGATGGACTCTCTCGGACTGTCCTGCTCGAACGGCGAGGTGAGTCTGCCCCCGATGGGTGACGTCTTGCTCAGTGGGGGGACGGTGACCTTGTGCAAGGGCTGAAGCGGTTCCAGGACTTCGCCGTCAGTGACGAGGTGGGAAGTCGCACGCAGGCGATGTGGGCGATCGTCACGCTCGTGGTGGTCGTCGTGGTGGTGGTCGTCATCGGGTTCTTCTACCTGCGGCCGGTCGGCAGAACCGAGTATCGCGTCCAGATGTCGGAGAGCGGCGGGATCACATCGAGCACCGAGGTCCGGGTGGCCGGCATCCCGGTCGGCGATGTCACCGAGGTGAAGCTCGCGGACCAGCACGTGGATGTGCGCCTCTCGGTGGAGTCCTCGGTGTTCCTCGGTGATCAGACCTCGGCGCAGGTCCGCATGCTCACCGTGGTCGGCGGTGCGTATGTCGCCCTCCTGCCCGCGGGTGATGAGCCGTTGGGGGACACCGTGATCCCCAAGGAGCGCACCACCGTGCCGTACTCGATGTCGGAAGTGCTCGACGACGCGTCGAGAACCGTGCAGCAGATCGACGCGAAGAAGATGCGGAAGGCCGCCGTGGCAGCCACCGACACCTTGGACTCGGCGCCCGGCGCGCTGCGCCGGATCGTGCCCGATGTGGAGAAGCTCATGGCCCTGCTCGACGATCAGCAACGGCAGGTGGAGAGTCTGGCGTCACTGGGCGGCGAGTACACCACCGAGCTCGCAGGCGAGCAGGAGGCGTTGGAGCAGATGATCGGCCGAATACGCGCCGTCCTGCCGGTCATGGTCGGCTACAAGGACCGCGGCATCGTCACATACGACGCGCTCTCCGAACTGGTGCTCTACGTCGGCGACGTGCTGGGCGAGCCCTATCAGAAGCGTTTCAAGCAGCCGCTGCATCGACTGGTCGAATCGGCATCGGCCACCAAGGCCACGGCTGACCGCATGAACGAGGTGATCACCATGTTGAAGGGCATGGTCGACAAACTCTCGGCCGCCGCACATCCGAAGGGTGTCGCCCTCGACTTCGGTGACCGGGTACTCGACGGTGCCGTGTGCATACCGATCGCAGGCCGGAAATGCTGAGGGGAGGTCGCGGCCGGGCCCTGGTGGTCACGCTGGTGGCGGCCCTGCTCGCGGTCGGCGGCGTGATCACCTACGTGAAGAGATCGGCTGCCGACACGTCGGCCGTATGCGCATACCTTCCGGACGGGGCGGGACTCTATGCGGGCAATGCGGTCAACATCCGCGGGGTCCGGGTCGGCACGGTCAGCGAGGTGTCGCCGTCGCCCGATCATGTCACCGTCCGGATGCAGGTCGCGGATCGGCCGTTGTCGGCGAAGACGAAAGTCGTCGCCGTGAACAACT
Coding sequences within:
- a CDS encoding MlaD family protein, which codes for MQGLKRFQDFAVSDEVGSRTQAMWAIVTLVVVVVVVVVIGFFYLRPVGRTEYRVQMSESGGITSSTEVRVAGIPVGDVTEVKLADQHVDVRLSVESSVFLGDQTSAQVRMLTVVGGAYVALLPAGDEPLGDTVIPKERTTVPYSMSEVLDDASRTVQQIDAKKMRKAAVAATDTLDSAPGALRRIVPDVEKLMALLDDQQRQVESLASLGGEYTTELAGEQEALEQMIGRIRAVLPVMVGYKDRGIVTYDALSELVLYVGDVLGEPYQKRFKQPLHRLVESASATKATADRMNEVITMLKGMVDKLSAAAHPKGVALDFGDRVLDGAVCIPIAGRKC